The sequence AGATAGTTATCATAGCGATATGCAAATAGGTGGAGTAAGTGTACATTGGGTAAGTTCTGAGCTAGATGCTGGAGAGATAATAGCACAAAAGACATTTGCTCGCAAAACAAAAACCCTGCAAGAGTGGGAGAAAAAAATTCATAAAATTGAGCATAAACTACTACCAAAAACAATTATAAAAATTCTAACAAAGGATAAAAATGCTTGAGTGGATCTATATGCCCGAGGCGTGGATTAGCTTAATGACGCTAACTGCACTTGAGATAGTTTTGGGTATTGATAATATCATATTTATAGCAATTTTATGTGGCAAATTGCCAAATGAACAAAGAGATCGTGCCAGGGTAGTTGGTCTTGGGCTTGCAATGATAACTAGAATATTATTATTACTTAGCCTATTTTGGATTATGAAGCTTACTACGCCGCTATTTAGCGTGATAGGGCAAGAAATTTCAGGGCGTGATATCGTATTGATTGCTGGTGGGTTGTTTTTGATAGCTAAATCCACTCTTGAATTACATTCACACGCAGTAGGTGAAAATGAAGAACAAAGTATGGCTAGCAAGGCTGGAGCTGGCTTTATGATGATTATTATTCAGATTGCTGTACTTGATATTGTCTTTTCGCTTGATAGCGTGATTACAGCCGTAGGTATGGCCGATCATATAGAGATTATGATATTAGCCGTTATATTAGCAGTTGGTGTGATGTTGCTTGCTAGTGGCGCTATTAGTAGATTTGTGGAGTCCAATCCGACTATTAAAGTTTTAGCTCTTGCGTTTTTGATTTTAATAGGCGTGGCGCTAGTGGGCGAAGGGTTGGAGTTTCATATACCAAAAGGTTATATATATTTTGCTATGGCATTCTCTTTGGTAGTAGAGATGATAAATCTTTATTCAAGAAAAAAGAGAGTAAATTAATAATACTGCTTAAATTTGGAATAATTTTTCAAATTTAAGCTAAATTTAATTGACAAATGATTTTTTTTTGTATATAATTTCAGCTCTTTATTTGAAATAGCGAGACTATACTTCGGGGTGTAGCGCAGTCTGGTTAGCGCACTTGGTTTGGGACCAAGGGGCCGAAGGTTCGAATCCTTTCACCCCGACCATGTGGTGAGTGTAGCTCAGTCGGTTAGAGCATCAGATTGTGGTCCTGAGGGTCGTGGGTTCGATTCCCATCACTCACCCCATTTATATGAGGAGACTGCGCTTGTAGCTCAATTGGATAGAGCGACAGACTTCGGATCTGTAGGTTGTGGGTTCGAGTCCTACCTGGCGCACCACTTTCAAATATAAGAGCTGAGTTTTCATATGCGCTCATAGCTCAGCTGGATAGAGCAACGGCCTTCTAAGCCGTAGGCCAGAGGTTCGAATCCTCTTGGGCGTACCACCTTGTTAAGTTTTTGCTTGACAAACCTTATTATTGTTGCGGATGTGGTGAAATTGGCAGACACGCCAGACTTAGGATCTGGTGCCTTACGGTGTGGAGGTTCAAGTCCTCTCGTCCGCACCATTACTACTTTTTATCACTTTTTTAAATTTACATAAATCACGAAAAAACCTTAAAATCACATTACGAAATAAATTAAGCTTTTATTTTGATATTTTTTCACTCAAAAATATACCTAAAAGAAAATACAAAATTCTAAAATGAAAAGTTATACAATGCTATAATCAGCCAAAAGCCATCACACCACTACAAGGCCAAAAAGTCAATATCTAGATATAAATTTTCAAATTTCTAAATTACCTCCAAAAATCATTTTAAATTTAGTCCAAAATCTCTTTAATATCGCTCAATGGCGATGAAATAAAAATAGGCAAAATAGCAAATTTATACTAGATTAAGCTAAATCAAATATCAAATTTAAATTAATGAAATTCGCTACGCATAAAAATATAAATATTAAAAAAAATTTATGTTTAAGGCGAGTATAATAACTAAATAATTTTAATCATATAATTAAATTAATTATATGATTAAAATTATTTTTAAATTCACTCTAAGGAGAAATTGTGAGATTTTTAGCTATTTTGCTTTTTGGTTTTTTAATTGGTGCGAGTGGTTATAATACTCATCATGGTGCGCCACATTGGGGTTATAGCGGTGATGGATCGCCAGAGCATTGGGGAGATTTGGCGGATGAATTTCGCACCTGTAAATATGGCAAAAATCAATCGCCAATTAATATAACTCAAGCTGAGAAATCTACGCTACAAAAGCCTATATTTGATTATAAAAATAGCTCAAAAGAGCTTATCAATAACGGACACACTTTACAAGTGAACTTCAATCCAGGTAGCACCCTAACATTTCAAAACAAAAAATTCGAGCTTTTACAGATGCATTTTCACACGCCATCAGAATATACTTTTGATAAAAAGCACTATCCTATGGTGGCTCATTTGGTTCATAAGGCTAGTGATGGGGAGCTTTTGGTATTGGCGATTATGTTTGATAAAGGTGGTGAAAATCCTGTGATTAAAGAGATTTGGGCGGACGCACCTACTAAGGTTGGGGAGAGTAGAAAACTAGCGAATTTAGCCTTAAACGACCTAGTCAAAAATCTTCAAAATTATGTTGAGCTAGTTGGCTCACTTACTACGCCACCATGCTCTGAGGGTGTGATTTGGCTAATAAATCGTGGCAACGCCTTTGCTTCAGATGAACAGATTAAATTTTTTACTAATATAATAGGTCAAAACAATCGCCCAACCCAAGATATCAATGGCCGAAAAATCCTAGAAGTATCTAAATAAATTTATATCCATTCTTAAATCACCACCACCCAACAACCGCTCAATTCGGGCGGCCTCCTATTACTATCAGTCGCTAACACCATCGGCTTCTTTTTTACCATTGCCAAATTCCGCCGTAGTATCCAAATTCCGCCACCCAACCCTAAAAACGCTACACAAAAAGCCAAATTTCCTATCTATTCGCACAAAATTAGATTAAAATATTGTAATTTAACTAATGAAAATATATAATACAAGCCAAAAAACGCTATCAAAATCAAATTTAAAAGGCAATCAAAATGGCAAGCAACCAACCAAAGAGAAGAGTTACATAAAGCGATATGGTCCATCGCTGATGATTTGAGAGGTTCAGTGGATGGCTGGGATTTTAAGCAGTATGTGCTAGGTATTATGTTTTATAGATATATATCAGAAAATATAGCAAATTATATAAATGAAGGGGAGAGAGAAGCGACAGGCGATACCACTTTTGATTATGCGAATTTAGAAGATAGCAAGGCTGAGTTTGAAAGGGATAATCTTGTTACAGAAAAGGGATTTTTCATTCGTCCTTCAGAGTTGTTTTGTAATGTGATTAAATCAGCTAAAAGCGATAGCGCTATATTTACAGATAGCGAGGGCAAAACGAAAAATATAAAAGATAATTTAAATGAATATTTAGAAATGATATTTAACAATATCGAAAACTCCGCCAAAGGCACGCAGAGTGAAGATGACTTTTCTGGGTTATTTGATGATATAGATGTCAATAGCAATAAGCTAGGCACCACAGTTGCTAAAAGAAATGAAAAACTTCTAAAAATATTAGATGGAATAGCTGGGATAAATCTAGATTATAAGGATAATGATATAGACGCATTTGGGGATGCTTATGAGTTTTTAATGTCTATGTATGCTTCAAATGCTGGTAAATCAGGTGGAGAGTTTTACACACCACAAGAGGTTAGCGAGCTACTGACCAAACTCGCTATTTTAGATAAAAAAGAGGTTAATAAGGTTTATGACCCAGCTTGTGGAAGTGGGTCATTGCTTTTGAAATCTGCGAAAATTTTAGGCAAAGAAAATGTAAGAAATGGCTTTTATGGTCAAGAGATAAATTTAACCACCTATAACCTTTGTAGGATTAATATGTTTTTACACGATATTGGTTATGATAAATTTAACATAGCTTGCGAAGATACTTTGACCATGCCTAAACACTGGGATGATGAGCCATTTGAGGTGATAGTATCTAATCCACCATACTCGATCAAATGGGCTGGAGATGATAATGCCATTTTGATAAATGATGAGCGCTACTCTCCGGCTGGAGTTTTAGCACCCAAGTCAAAAGCGGATTTTGCCTTTATAATGCACTCATTATCTTGGCTAGCACCTAATGGCACAGCTTCTATAGTATGCTTTCCTGGGATATTATATCGAGGCGGAGCAGAACAAAAGATTAGAAGATATCTAATCGATAATAATTTTATTGATTCGATTATCCAACTACCCGATAATCTCTTTTTTGGGACAAGTATAGCAACTTGTATAATGGTATTAAAAAAGGGCAAAAAAGATAATAGCACACTCTTTATCAACGCTTCTAAAGAGTGCGTCAAAATAACTAATAACAATAGATTAACTGATAAAAATATAGATAATATAGTTAAAATATTTAAAGATAGAAAAGATATCAACCACATTGCCAAATTAATCCCAAACAAAGAGATATCAGAGAATAACTACAACCTATCAGTATCAACCTATGTAGAACAAGAAGACACAAGAGAAAAAATAGATATAGTAAAGCTAAATAATGAAATAGCCCAAATAGTAGCTAGAGAGAACGAGCTTCGCAATGAAATAGATAAAATCATTTTAGAAATCGAGGCGTAATCTATGAGTAAATTAGAAGAATTAATCAATAAATTATGCCCAAATGGGGTGGAATTTAAAACTATTGGAGAGTTGTTTGATGTAAGAAATGGTTATACTCCTTCTAAAAATAATGATGAATATTGGGAAAACGGAGATATATCTTGGTATAGAATGGAAGACATTAGAGCAAATGGGAAAATTTTAAATGATTCAATACAGCATATTACTAAAAAAGCAGTAAAAAATAAGTTATTCCCTAAAAATTCTTTAATGGTTGCAACGACTGCAACTATTGGTATTCACGCATTAATTAAAAACGACTTTGTTTGTAATCAGCAATTAACTTGTGTATCAATAAAAGAAAAAAACAAAGAAAAATTAAATATAAAATTTTGCTTTTATTATTTTGATATTATAGATGAAGAATGTGTAAGAATTGCTAATCAGGGTGGAGGAATGCCAATAGTTAGTTTAGAAAAAATGAAAAAATTAAGATTTCCTGTGCCTCCGTTGGAAGTGCAATGTGAAATTGTCCGTATATTGGATAATTTCACATTGCTTTCAGCAGAGCTTTCAGCTAGGCAAAAGCAATATGAGTATTATTCAAAAGAATTATTCAATTTTAATGATGATGTTGAATTTATTAGTTTAGAATCAATTGCAGATATAGGTACGGGTAGTAGTAATACAAATGAAGCAGTTGAAGATGGACAATATCCGTTTTATGTTCGTTCTCAACAAGTGTATTATAAAAATAATTATGAGTACGATGATAATTCTATAATAACATCAGGTGATGGAGTAGGAGTTGGAAAAATATTTCATTACACTGATGGAAAATATGCATTACATCAAAGAGCATACAGAATTAATATAACAAACAATAAAGTAAATTCAAAATATTTTTATTATTATATGAAGTCAACATTTTATGATTATATACAAAAAAATGCTTTTAATTCTTCTGTAACATCTATTAGGAGACCTATGTTAAATAAGTATCCAGTACCTATACTATCATTAGAAAAACAAAATAAGATAGTAAATATTTTAGAAAAATTTGAAAAATTATGTAACGATATTTCTGAAGGTCTTCCAGCTGAAATAGAAGCAAGAAAAAGCAATATGAGTATTATAGAGATAAATTACTAACCTTTAAGGAATTAAAAGCTAATTAACAATAACAATAAAGGATGATTTTGGAAGAAAATAGCATTATAATCTATACGCCAGAAGATGGTAGCGCTGAAATAGATGTTAGATTAATTGATGAAACAGTATGGCTTAATCAAGAGCAATTAGTTAAGCTGTATGATAGTAGCAAATCTAATGTTTCAGAACACATTAAAAATATTTTTAGTGATGGCGAACTTGAAGAAAATTTAGTTGTTCGGTTTTTCCGAACAACTGCAAACGATGGTAAAAATTATAATGTAAAATATTATAATTTAGATATGATAATTTCACTTGGATATAGGATAAAATCCAAAGTAGCAACTAATTTTAGAAGATGGGCGACTCAAAAGTTAAAAGAGTATTTGATAAAAGGTTTTACTATAGATGATGAAAGACTAAAAGGAAATGGCGGTGGGAGTTATTGGAAAGAATTATTAGATAGAATTCGAGATATTCGTTCTTCTGAAAAAGTGCTTTATAGACAAGTTTTGGATCTTTATGCGACTAGTGTTGATTATGATCCAAAAAGCGAAGAATCAATCGAATTTTTTAAAATAGTACAAAACAAGCTACATTATGCTACACATGGTCATACCGCAGCTGAGATTATTTATCAAAGAGCTGATGCCAAAAAAGAATTTATGGGATTAAAAAATTTTAAAGGCAAATTTCCTGTGTGGAGTGATGTGAAAATAGCCAAAAATTACTTAGATGAAAATGAATTAAAAATTTTAAATAATCTAGTTTCAGGTTATTTTGATTTAGCAGAAATCAATGCTTTTGAACATAAACCAATGTATATGAGTGATTATATTTCAATGTTAGACTCTGTGCTTACATCTGGAAACAGACAAATATTAACTGGTGCGGGAAATATAAGCCACGAACAAGCTTTAAAAAAAGCTAAAAACGAATATTTGAAATACCAAAATAACGAACTATCCCCAGTTGAAGAAGAGTATATAAAAAGTTTAAAAAAAGCCGAAAAAGAAGCTAAAAATCAAATAAGAAAAATGGGAAAATAATATGAATCAATACAATATAGTTATGGAAATGACAAATGCTACTGTGGTGGCTGAGTATGAACCATTAAAGAAAAAATCTGATAGTTATCAAAGCGAAGCAGCCTTAGAAAATGAATTTATAAAAATGCTTAGTGAGCAAGGCTATGAATATCTAAAAATCAATGATTCAAAGGCACTTATTAGTAACCTTAGAGCTCAATTAGAGATATTAAATGATTATAAATTTAGTGATAATGAATGGGATAGATTTTATAAAAATAGTATCGCTAATAACAATGATGGAATAGTCCAAAAAACCAAAAAAATCCAAGAAGATCATATCCAAGTATTAAAAAAAGATGATGGAACGAGTAGAAATATCTATCTAATTGATAAGAAAAATATCCATAATAATATATTACAAGTTATTAACCAATATGTAGAAAAGGGCGGAAACTATGAAAATCGCTATGATGTGTCGGTTTTGGTCAATGGATTGCCTTTGATTCATATAGAGTTAAAAAGACGGGGAGTAGCCTTAAAAGAGGCATTTAATCAGATCAATAGATATCAAAGAGATAGCTTCTGGGCTGGTAGTGGGCTATATGAGTATATACAAATATTTGTAATTTCAAATGGCACAAATACAAAATACTATTCTAACACCACAAGAGAGAGCCATATAAAAGAAAACACCCAAACACAAACAAAAAGCAAGAAAACAAGCAATAGCTTTGAATTTACTTCATACTGGGCTGATGCGAGTAATAAAACAATACCCGATTTAGTGGATTTTACTAAGACATTTTTTTCAAAGCATACAATACTAAATATATTAACCAAATATTGCGTATTTACGGCTGAAGAGTTATTGCTGGTGATGCGTCCATATCAAATAGCCGCCACTGAAAGGATACTAAATAAAATTCAAATAAGCACAAATTATAAAAAAATGGGAACGATAGAATCTGGTGGCTACATATGGCATACCACAGGCTCTGGCAAGACCTTAACATCATTTAAGACCGCTCAACTCGCAAGCAAATTAGACTATATAGATAAGGTGCTATTTGTCGTTGATAGAAAAGATTTGGATTATCAGACGATGCGAGAGTATGATAGGTTTGAAAAGGGTGCGGCAAATGGCAATAGAAATACCAAAATACTACAAAAACAGATTGAAGATGATAACGCTAAAATCATAGTTACAACTATCCAAAAGTTAAGCGAATTTGTCAAAAGAAACCCCAAACATCCGGCGTTTCAAAAGCATTTGGTTTTGATATTTGATGAGTGCCATAGATCGCAGTTTGGTGGTATGCATATATCGATAGCTAAGAGCTTTAAGAATTATCATCTATTTGGATTTACAGGGACGCCGATTTTTGCTAAAAATGCTACTAATAAATCAAATCCTAATTTTTGTACCACTGAGCAAGCCTTTGGGGATAAGCTACATACTTATACTATTGTGGATGCTATAAATGATGGGAATGTCTTGCCATTTAGAATTGATTATGTAAATACAATTAAGAAAAAAGATGAAATAAAAGACAAAGAAGTCGCAAGGATCGATGAGGCAGGGGCATTGGCAGATGACAAGAGGGTTAAAAAAATAGTTGAATATATAATAGAACATTTTGACCAAAAGACAAAAAGAAGCTCATATTATGATTTAAAAGGTCAAAGAATGAGTGGATTTAACTCGATGTTTGCGGTCGCTTCGATTGATATGG is a genomic window of Campylobacter devanensis containing:
- a CDS encoding TerC family protein, with the translated sequence MLEWIYMPEAWISLMTLTALEIVLGIDNIIFIAILCGKLPNEQRDRARVVGLGLAMITRILLLLSLFWIMKLTTPLFSVIGQEISGRDIVLIAGGLFLIAKSTLELHSHAVGENEEQSMASKAGAGFMMIIIQIAVLDIVFSLDSVITAVGMADHIEIMILAVILAVGVMLLASGAISRFVESNPTIKVLALAFLILIGVALVGEGLEFHIPKGYIYFAMAFSLVVEMINLYSRKKRVN
- a CDS encoding carbonic anhydrase codes for the protein MRFLAILLFGFLIGASGYNTHHGAPHWGYSGDGSPEHWGDLADEFRTCKYGKNQSPINITQAEKSTLQKPIFDYKNSSKELINNGHTLQVNFNPGSTLTFQNKKFELLQMHFHTPSEYTFDKKHYPMVAHLVHKASDGELLVLAIMFDKGGENPVIKEIWADAPTKVGESRKLANLALNDLVKNLQNYVELVGSLTTPPCSEGVIWLINRGNAFASDEQIKFFTNIIGQNNRPTQDINGRKILEVSK
- a CDS encoding type I restriction-modification system subunit M, which gives rise to MRGSVDGWDFKQYVLGIMFYRYISENIANYINEGEREATGDTTFDYANLEDSKAEFERDNLVTEKGFFIRPSELFCNVIKSAKSDSAIFTDSEGKTKNIKDNLNEYLEMIFNNIENSAKGTQSEDDFSGLFDDIDVNSNKLGTTVAKRNEKLLKILDGIAGINLDYKDNDIDAFGDAYEFLMSMYASNAGKSGGEFYTPQEVSELLTKLAILDKKEVNKVYDPACGSGSLLLKSAKILGKENVRNGFYGQEINLTTYNLCRINMFLHDIGYDKFNIACEDTLTMPKHWDDEPFEVIVSNPPYSIKWAGDDNAILINDERYSPAGVLAPKSKADFAFIMHSLSWLAPNGTASIVCFPGILYRGGAEQKIRRYLIDNNFIDSIIQLPDNLFFGTSIATCIMVLKKGKKDNSTLFINASKECVKITNNNRLTDKNIDNIVKIFKDRKDINHIAKLIPNKEISENNYNLSVSTYVEQEDTREKIDIVKLNNEIAQIVARENELRNEIDKIILEIEA
- a CDS encoding restriction endonuclease subunit S, encoding MSKLEELINKLCPNGVEFKTIGELFDVRNGYTPSKNNDEYWENGDISWYRMEDIRANGKILNDSIQHITKKAVKNKLFPKNSLMVATTATIGIHALIKNDFVCNQQLTCVSIKEKNKEKLNIKFCFYYFDIIDEECVRIANQGGGMPIVSLEKMKKLRFPVPPLEVQCEIVRILDNFTLLSAELSARQKQYEYYSKELFNFNDDVEFISLESIADIGTGSSNTNEAVEDGQYPFYVRSQQVYYKNNYEYDDNSIITSGDGVGVGKIFHYTDGKYALHQRAYRINITNNKVNSKYFYYYMKSTFYDYIQKNAFNSSVTSIRRPMLNKYPVPILSLEKQNKIVNILEKFEKLCNDISEGLPAEIEARKSNMSIIEINY
- a CDS encoding virulence RhuM family protein, with product MEENSIIIYTPEDGSAEIDVRLIDETVWLNQEQLVKLYDSSKSNVSEHIKNIFSDGELEENLVVRFFRTTANDGKNYNVKYYNLDMIISLGYRIKSKVATNFRRWATQKLKEYLIKGFTIDDERLKGNGGGSYWKELLDRIRDIRSSEKVLYRQVLDLYATSVDYDPKSEESIEFFKIVQNKLHYATHGHTAAEIIYQRADAKKEFMGLKNFKGKFPVWSDVKIAKNYLDENELKILNNLVSGYFDLAEINAFEHKPMYMSDYISMLDSVLTSGNRQILTGAGNISHEQALKKAKNEYLKYQNNELSPVEEEYIKSLKKAEKEAKNQIRKMGK
- a CDS encoding type I restriction endonuclease subunit R; protein product: MNQYNIVMEMTNATVVAEYEPLKKKSDSYQSEAALENEFIKMLSEQGYEYLKINDSKALISNLRAQLEILNDYKFSDNEWDRFYKNSIANNNDGIVQKTKKIQEDHIQVLKKDDGTSRNIYLIDKKNIHNNILQVINQYVEKGGNYENRYDVSVLVNGLPLIHIELKRRGVALKEAFNQINRYQRDSFWAGSGLYEYIQIFVISNGTNTKYYSNTTRESHIKENTQTQTKSKKTSNSFEFTSYWADASNKTIPDLVDFTKTFFSKHTILNILTKYCVFTAEELLLVMRPYQIAATERILNKIQISTNYKKMGTIESGGYIWHTTGSGKTLTSFKTAQLASKLDYIDKVLFVVDRKDLDYQTMREYDRFEKGAANGNRNTKILQKQIEDDNAKIIVTTIQKLSEFVKRNPKHPAFQKHLVLIFDECHRSQFGGMHISIAKSFKNYHLFGFTGTPIFAKNATNKSNPNFCTTEQAFGDKLHTYTIVDAINDGNVLPFRIDYVNTIKKKDEIKDKEVARIDEAGALADDKRVKKIVEYIIEHFDQKTKRSSYYDLKGQRMSGFNSMFAVASIDMAKKYYLEFKKQLEEKQKDLTIATIFSFAANEEDRVDGIIDDEGFETELLDKSSREFLDFAISEYNKKFKTNFSSEGNGFQDYYKDLSDKVKKREVDLLIVVNMFLTGFDATTLNTLWVDKNLKQHGLIQAFSRTNRILNSVKSYGNIVCFRDLQEETNDAIALFGDKNASGIVLLRSFEDYYYGYDDDKKHIMGYEEKISQLIQKYPPDEQIIGESAKRDFIISFGSILRLRNILSSFDKFKGMEILSEGDFQNYLGKYEDLNEEFKSKSEDSESIKDDLVFEMELVRQLEVNIDYILMLVTKYHKSNCKDQEIRSSIDKAIRASLSLRSKKDLIDGFINKINADTDVMTDWAKFVKEQKESDLKDLIKEENLKESETRNFIDHSFRDGQVKTIGTDIEKILPPMGRFNGGNRNERKQAIIEKLLKFFDKYFGLGV